The Triticum aestivum cultivar Chinese Spring chromosome 7B, IWGSC CS RefSeq v2.1, whole genome shotgun sequence genome window below encodes:
- the LOC123155602 gene encoding germin-like protein 5-1, protein MAAATLLLVLTVVALGSGHVDAFDPNPLQDFCVADPTSKVHENGVACKDPAAVVAEDFLFGGLDKPGGKTSKRFGFTANQVQIPGLNTLGESHVRLDVVPGGVFPVHYHPRAAETALVLEGSVYFGFVSSYPDNKLYAKVLRKGDVFAVPQGLVHFLYNNGSAPATLYASLSSQNPGLVLLGNLLFTGALPDDLVAKTLLTDAHTVQTIKANFRQP, encoded by the exons ATGGCTGCTGCGACGTTGCTCTTGGTGCTCACGGTCGTCGCTCTCGGCTCCGGCCATGTCGACGCTTTCGACCCTAACCCTCTCCAGGACTTCTGCGTCGCCGACCCCACGTCCAAAG TGCACGAGAACGGGGTGGCGTGCAAGGacccggcggcggtggtggcggaagACTTCCTCTTCGGCGGCCTGGACAAGCCGGGCGGCAAGACGAGCAAGCGCTTCGGGTTCACGGCGAACCAGGTGCAGATCCCGGGCCTGAACACGCTGGGCGAGTCCCACGTCCGCCTCGACGTCGTGCCGGGCGGCGTCTTCCCGGTGCACTACCACCCGAGGGCGGCGGAGACGGCGCTGGTGCTGGAGGGCTCCGTCTACTTCGGCTTCGTCTCCTCCTACCCGGACAACAAGCTCTACGCCAAGGTGCTCCGCAAGGGCGACGTCTTCGCCGTGCCGCAGGGGCTCGTGCACTTCCTATACAACAACGGGAGCGCGCCGGCCACGCTCTACGCCTCCCTCAGCAGCCAGAACCCGGGGCTGGTGCTCCTCGGCAACTTGCTCTTCACCGGGGCGCTCCCCGACGATCTCGTCGCCAAGACGCTGCTCACGGACGCGCACACCGTGCAGACCATCAAGGCAAACTTCCGGCAGCCTTGA